Within the Cytophagia bacterium CHB2 genome, the region CGGCTTGCATTTTAAGCATTTCCTGATATTTTTCGATTTAAGGAATCAGAATTAACTGACTTTCCCATATCTCAAACCGCGAATGAACGCTAATAAACGCGAATTAGAAATCTATTGGCGTACATTCGCGTTAGTTAGCGGTTGCAAGAAGTGGGTATGTTATTTAAATGGCGTTCCTAAGGAGGTTGGATGCGAATCGCGTTTGCGACGAGTGAATGTGTGCCGTACATCAAAACCGGCGGCTTGGCCGATGTCAGCGGCGCCTTGCCGAAAGCGCTGGCTGAAGCCGGCATGGAAGTCAAAGTCTTTTTGCCGCTGTACGACAGCATCAAGGTGCTGGACCACGATTTGACGTTTGCGAGTGAATTGCGGGACATACCGCTGCAAATCGGCAATTTCAATCTAACCTTCAACGTTTGGTACAAAAAAAACGAAGGATTAAGCCTCGAGCATTACTTCATTGATTGCCCGCACTATTTTCACCGGGGCCGGCTGTATACCTCCGATTTTGATGAAGACGCGCGTTTCATTTTTTTGCAGCAGGCGATTATTTCCATCCTGCAGCGGTATCATTGGGCGCCGGAGGTGTTGCATTGCAACGATTGGCAAACCGCATTGTTGCCGGTTTATCTCAAAGACAAATACTATTGGGATCGGCTGTTCGATCACACCGCCAGCGTGCTTACGATTCACAATCTCGGTTATCAAGGCCGCTTCGGGCGGACGAGCGTGGGCGCGGCCGGCCTGCCTTATGACAAATATTATCCCGGCGGACCTTATGAATTTCATGACTCGTTTTCGTTCTTGAAAGCCGGCATTGTTTATGCAGATGTGATCACGACTGTGAGTGAAACCTACGCGCAAGAAATTCAAACTCCGATTTACGGCGCCGGCATGGAAGGCATTCTCGCGCTGCGGCGCGACGATCTTTTTGGCATTTTGAACGGCATCGACGCGACGCATTGGAATCCCCGCACGGATACACTGATCCCCCGGCGTTACGATTTCGACGATCTTGCCCCCAAGCTGGAAAACAAAAAAGCGTTGCTGGAAAAATTCAAGCTGCCGTTTGATGAAAACGTACCGGTGATCGGCTTGATTACCCGCCTGACGCCGCAAAAAGGTTTGGAACTGCTGCCTCCCGCGTTTGGCGATCTCATGCAATTGCCGCTGCAATTCGTGGTGTTGGGCGATGGCGAAAAAAAATATGAAGATTTCCTGCGCTGGGCGGTGAACACGTATCCCGACAAGATCGGCGCCTACGTCGGTTTCAACAACAAATTGGCGCACGAGATTACTGCCGGCAGCGACATGTTTTTGATGCCTTCGCGCTACGAACCGTGCGGCTTGAATCAAATGTACAGTTTGAACTACGGCACCGTGCCAATCGTGCGCCGCACCGGCGGCCTTGCCGATACCGTGCACGACTATCATGAATTCAACGGCGAGGGCAACGGTTTTTCCTTCCGCGATTTCACGCCCTTCGCATTGTACACCAGCGTGCAACGCGCGCTCGCGTTGTTTCAGCAAAAAGAAATTTGGCGGGAGATGATGCGCCGCGGCATGCACGCAGATTTTTCCTGGCATAACGCGGCGTTAAAGTATTTGGAAGTTTATCGCCGGGCAAAAAGCCGGAGAGGGTGAAGCGGCGGGTTGCGCCTTATCCGAGCAACAGCGGAAAGGCGTAGAGGCACACATTCAACAACAGCAGCGTCGCCAGAATTCCCCATGCGCAACGATTCTGGCGAGGGCCGTCGCGGCGAACGGAACGATAATAAATCATCCATCCCACAGCAAGCAACAGCGTTTCGAGCAAAAACGCGGCCGGCGATGAAAGAGTTTGCACACCCAAGCCGAAGGCAAGGTCCGGACCAAAATTCGCAAACGGCAAATCGTGGTCATGCAGCAGCCAATCCAACGGCCAATGCGAAAGCACGCCCAGGCTCAAAGGCGCCGCCCAATGCCTTTGCTCGGAAGCGCCAATGAAGAGTAAAAACGTGACTATCGCATAGAAGATCGACCAAAAAAGAGAATGCGAATATACCGCGTTCGAAAAATCATACTGCAAAAAGATGCCCTCGGGTTTGAGAAGAATCTGTTCTTGCCCCAACCAGACGAGAATGAGCCAAATCCAATCCAGCAATTGCACCGCAAGGAGCAGCGGCAGCAACGGCGCGCGTTTGAATCTGGCTTTGAGCGCGAGACCGACGGCAAGATGTCCCATCAGCATTGATCCGCCTCACGCTGCCGTTGCCGGCGATCAAGTTGCCAGACAACAATCGTCGCCAGCAACGACGCCGTTGCATAAAAAATCAAAAACAACCCTGCCACACTCCCTCCTTCGATTGAATCAAGTCGTCATCTCTCTCGCAACACCGCCAGGCGCTGCTGCGACGTTTGCACGGACTTCCGGCTGGCCGGATAACGCGTGATGACTTCGCGATAGAGGCGGCTGGCCTCGTCGAATTCTCGCAGACGCTCGTGTGCTTGCGCCGCGGCGATAATGCCCTTTGCCGCCCATTCGGGAGAATCATCATAAAAAGGTTTCAGCTTGAGCCATTCGGCAATCGCCTGGCGCTCGTTCTGCTCCTGCACATAGCTTTGGCCAAGATCAAACTGCGCCTCGGCGGCGATGTCTGCTTGTTCGAACTTGATGGCTTCGTTGAAATGCGAACGCGCCTGCGCGAGGCGATTTTGCGCCAGCGCGAGCTTGCCCAGTCCCAATTGCGCCAGCGCTTGCGTGCGTTGCGAGGTGGATGCCTGGCGTAATTTTTCGAATGTGAGGCGGGCTTCCTCGAATTGGCGTTCAGCGATTTGTATGACGCCGATGTGATAGGGCGCGCGCTGAGCGAAAGGATGCAACGGATGCGTTGCTAAAAGATTTTCGTAAGTCGCGATCGCACGGGTCGATTCACCCATCTTTTCCAAATGCTCGCCGGCGCGAAACAATGCCTCGGCGCTGTAAAAAGACGCCGGATACGATTCCGCTTGCCGCAAAAAGGCAACGGCCGCCTGCGTGGTGTCGCCGTTCTTCTCATGACACAAGCCGGTTTTGAACCAGCTTTGTTGCGCTGCCCGGCTGCCGGGGTATTGCTGCGCTATCTGCGTGAACGTTGCAGCAGCCAGATCATAATGCTGCAATTGCAGGTGAAGTTCGGCTTTGTGCAGCAATAATTCCGATACGATGCCGGGATCCTCAAACCTGTTCAAATATTTATCGACCAGCGCGAGAGCTTCGGCACGGCGGCCTTGCTGCGCCAGCGCCCATTGCATGCCGGTAATCGCTTCATCGATACGCTCGCT harbors:
- the glgA gene encoding glycogen synthase GlgA gives rise to the protein MRIAFATSECVPYIKTGGLADVSGALPKALAEAGMEVKVFLPLYDSIKVLDHDLTFASELRDIPLQIGNFNLTFNVWYKKNEGLSLEHYFIDCPHYFHRGRLYTSDFDEDARFIFLQQAIISILQRYHWAPEVLHCNDWQTALLPVYLKDKYYWDRLFDHTASVLTIHNLGYQGRFGRTSVGAAGLPYDKYYPGGPYEFHDSFSFLKAGIVYADVITTVSETYAQEIQTPIYGAGMEGILALRRDDLFGILNGIDATHWNPRTDTLIPRRYDFDDLAPKLENKKALLEKFKLPFDENVPVIGLITRLTPQKGLELLPPAFGDLMQLPLQFVVLGDGEKKYEDFLRWAVNTYPDKIGAYVGFNNKLAHEITAGSDMFLMPSRYEPCGLNQMYSLNYGTVPIVRRTGGLADTVHDYHEFNGEGNGFSFRDFTPFALYTSVQRALALFQQKEIWREMMRRGMHADFSWHNAALKYLEVYRRAKSRRG
- a CDS encoding tetratricopeptide repeat protein, with the translated sequence IVVRHPLSASAAPAQYMMGECRLGAGDYARAEAAYAEALQAYPDDEDALRAQYQLAWAQFKQGKFEQAQAGFEQVLAQNPEPELAAEAQFWLAEASSKAGKTEDAEQQYEKFLTQWPQSLHAGEAYYGKGWAALERNQLAEAAVFFAQAAALSDDPNLQIEATLHAGEAFARQRLFEQALQYYRTALTLKPLPSQAAEAHFQIGMCLYKSDQLRPAIESFREVAHQHSQSRVAAAAQLMLGRAYFHAEEYERALGEFSEVLIHFGNSAHAAEAQFGLGECYFKLQKYEQARAAYQNLIDNYPASERIDEAITGMQWALAQQGRRAEALALVDKYLNRFEDPGIVSELLLHKAELHLQLQHYDLAAATFTQIAQQYPGSRAAQQSWFKTGLCHEKNGDTTQAAVAFLRQAESYPASFYSAEALFRAGEHLEKMGESTRAIATYENLLATHPLHPFAQRAPYHIGVIQIAERQFEEARLTFEKLRQASTSQRTQALAQLGLGKLALAQNRLAQARSHFNEAIKFEQADIAAEAQFDLGQSYVQEQNERQAIAEWLKLKPFYDDSPEWAAKGIIAAAQAHERLREFDEASRLYREVITRYPASRKSVQTSQQRLAVLRER